One Peribacillus simplex NBRC 15720 = DSM 1321 genomic region harbors:
- the fliS gene encoding flagellar export chaperone FliS, translated as MAINNPYQSYQQNSVNTASPGELTLMLYNGCLKFIMVGKKAIEAGNIEAKNTNIIKAQNIIHELMVTLNMDAEVSKDMMSLYDFMNRRLVEANIKNDVAALEEVEVLVTEFRNTWKEVILINRKKQFTQSGQV; from the coding sequence ATGGCGATAAATAATCCATATCAATCATATCAGCAAAATTCAGTCAATACAGCATCACCGGGAGAGCTTACATTAATGCTTTATAATGGCTGCTTGAAGTTCATCATGGTTGGGAAGAAAGCCATTGAAGCTGGTAATATCGAAGCGAAGAATACGAACATCATTAAGGCTCAAAATATTATCCATGAATTGATGGTAACGCTGAATATGGATGCGGAAGTATCCAAAGATATGATGAGTCTGTATGATTTCATGAACCGGCGTCTGGTAGAAGCAAATATCAAAAATGATGTTGCTGCTTTGGAAGAGGTGGAGGTACTTGTTACTGAGTTCCGGAATACTTGGAAGGAAGTAATTCTGATCAATCGGAAAAAACAATTTACCCAAAGCGGTCAAGTGTAA